A stretch of Perognathus longimembris pacificus isolate PPM17 chromosome 1, ASM2315922v1, whole genome shotgun sequence DNA encodes these proteins:
- the Bcdin3d gene encoding RNA 5'-monophosphate methyltransferase, which translates to MAASARLAGGGAEDPAASEDSRVLEPGAAPFGNFPHYSRFHPPEQRVCLLPPELLRRLFPPEEGPEKRPILGLDVGCNSGDLSVALYKHFLSLSEEETCSDASRELRLLCCDIDPVLVERAEKECPFPDALTFITLDFMNQQTRKVLLTSFLSQFGRSVFDIGFCMSITMWIHLNHGDQGLWEFLGHLSSHCHYLLVEPQPWKCYRAAARRLRKLGLHDFDHFRSLTICGDMANQIVQILTQDHGMELVCCFGNTSWDRSLLLFRAKHFTRDIQSLNH; encoded by the exons ATGGCGGCGTCCGCGAGGCTGGCGGGAGGGGGCGCTGAGGATCCCGCAGCGTCGGAGGATTCTCGAGTTCTGGAACCCGGGGCCGCCCCGTTCGGAAACTTCCCTCACTATTCCCGCTTCCACCCTCCGGAGCAACGGGTCTGCCTTCTGCCCCCGGAGCTACTTCGACGGCTCTTTCCTCCCGAGGAGGGTCCGGAGAAGAGGCCGATCCTGGGGCTCGACGTGGGGTGTAACTCCGGG GATCTGAGTGTGGCTCTATACAAACACTTCCTTTCCTTAAGTGAGGAGGAGACCTGCTCAGATGCCTCCAGAGAACTCCGCCTCCTCTGTTGTGACATAGATCCAGTACTGGTGGAACGAGCTGAAAAAGAATGTCCTTTTCCTGATGCCTTGACTTTTATCACCTTGGACTTCATGAATCAACAGACCAGGAAGGTTCTTTTGACCTCTTTCTTAAGCCAGTTTGGACGTTCAGTTTTTGACATTGGTTTCTGCATGTCAATAACCATGTGGATTCATCTGAACCATGGGGACCAGGGCCTATGGGAGTTCCTGGGCCACCTTTCTTCCCACTGCCATTACCTTCTTGTAGAACCACAGCCCTGGAAGTGTTACCGGGCAGCTGCAAGGCGCCTCCGGAAGCTGGGACTCCATGATTTTGACCACTTCCGCTCCCTCACCATTTGCGGTGATATGGCCAATCAGATTGTTCAGATCCTGACCCAGGACCATGGCATGGAATTAGTATGCTGCTTTGGCAACACCAGTTGGGACCGAAGCCTTCTGCTCTTTCGGGCAAAGCATTTCACAAGAGACATCCAATCCCTAAATCACtga